From Mycolicibacterium nivoides, a single genomic window includes:
- the dnaB gene encoding replicative DNA helicase translates to MAVVDDLGHPDSEMDGPPPGEDFGRQPPQDMAAEQAVLGGMLLSKDAIADVLERLRPGDFYRPAHQNVYDAILDLYGRGEPADAVTVAAELDRRSLLRRIGGAPYLHTLISTVPTAANAGFYAGIVAEKALLRRLVEAGTRVVQYGYAGADGADVTDVVDRAQAEIYDVTERRASEDFVALEDLLQPTMDEIDAIASQGGISRGVPTGFTEFDEITNGLHPGQMIIIAARPGVGKALALDTPLPTPSGWTTMGDVAVGDHLIGADGEPTRVVAATEVMLDRPCFEVEFSDGTVIVADAQHQWLTETRASRRSAQSAATGYNGYKNQRTFAAIRTTAEIADSLRCETADHRLNHSVVNAAPVRGEERDLLVPPYTLGAWLGDGTSASAQITTADPEIIVRIEAEGFIARKSDSSPYRYQLLLADEPGPTTRSCVVCGTDFVPQTSQVRTCGRACGGRARFVSEPVPAPQCPRCGQPSSGLRLCQTCRNAVGTLQARLRTIGVLGAKHIPAEYLRASEAQRRAVLAGLLDTDGTVTAGGAVQFAVTDRRLAEDFAELVVSLGYRCQTSTKRVKGRSESSSTSFTITFSTSDEVFGLHRKTLLHKERRHAVSTARSNSRFIVDVRRVDSVPVRCVEVDNAAHMYLASRSMVPTHNSTLGLDFMRSCSIKHRMASVIFSLEMSKSEIVMRLLSAEAKIKLADMRSGRMSDDDWTKLARRMSEISEAPLYIDDSPNLTMMEIRAKGRRLAQKADLKLVVVDYMQLMSSGKKYESRQQEVSDFSRSLKLMAKELEVPVIAISQLNRGPEQRTDKRPQVSDLRESGSLEQDADMVLLLHRPDAIDREDPRGGEADIILGKHRNGPTANITVAHQLHFSRFTNMAR, encoded by the coding sequence TCGGAGATGGATGGCCCTCCGCCTGGGGAGGACTTCGGCCGGCAGCCGCCGCAGGACATGGCGGCCGAGCAGGCGGTCCTCGGCGGCATGCTGTTGAGCAAGGATGCGATCGCCGACGTACTGGAGCGGTTGCGCCCTGGAGACTTCTACCGTCCGGCGCACCAGAACGTGTACGACGCAATCCTGGATCTCTATGGCCGGGGTGAACCGGCCGACGCCGTCACCGTCGCCGCCGAACTCGATCGCCGCAGCCTGTTGCGCCGGATCGGTGGTGCCCCCTATCTGCACACCCTGATCTCCACGGTGCCCACTGCGGCCAACGCCGGTTTCTATGCCGGCATCGTCGCCGAGAAGGCCCTGCTGCGTCGGTTGGTGGAGGCAGGGACCCGGGTGGTCCAGTACGGCTACGCCGGGGCCGACGGGGCCGATGTCACCGACGTGGTGGACCGGGCGCAGGCCGAGATCTACGACGTCACCGAGCGCCGCGCCTCGGAGGACTTCGTCGCGCTCGAAGACCTGCTGCAGCCCACGATGGACGAGATCGACGCGATCGCCTCACAGGGCGGTATCTCGCGCGGTGTGCCGACCGGGTTCACGGAGTTCGACGAGATCACCAACGGCCTGCACCCCGGGCAGATGATCATCATCGCGGCTCGTCCCGGTGTCGGGAAGGCGCTCGCGCTCGACACCCCACTGCCGACCCCTAGTGGCTGGACCACGATGGGTGACGTTGCGGTAGGTGACCACCTCATCGGCGCCGACGGTGAACCGACGCGGGTTGTGGCCGCCACCGAGGTCATGCTCGACCGCCCATGCTTCGAGGTCGAATTCTCCGATGGCACAGTGATTGTCGCCGATGCTCAGCATCAGTGGCTGACGGAGACACGGGCTTCGCGGCGGTCCGCACAGTCGGCGGCGACGGGCTACAATGGTTACAAGAATCAACGGACGTTTGCCGCCATCCGCACCACTGCGGAGATCGCGGACTCGTTGCGTTGTGAGACCGCGGACCATCGGCTGAATCATTCGGTGGTCAACGCTGCGCCCGTCCGGGGGGAGGAGCGCGACCTGCTTGTCCCGCCGTACACGTTGGGTGCGTGGTTGGGCGACGGGACATCAGCATCAGCACAAATTACGACGGCGGATCCGGAGATCATCGTCCGTATCGAGGCCGAAGGATTCATCGCACGAAAGTCGGATTCCTCGCCCTACCGCTACCAACTCCTGCTGGCCGACGAGCCTGGGCCGACGACACGATCCTGTGTGGTCTGCGGTACGGACTTCGTGCCGCAGACCAGCCAGGTCCGTACCTGCGGCCGCGCTTGTGGTGGACGTGCACGGTTCGTGTCAGAACCGGTGCCTGCTCCCCAGTGCCCGAGATGCGGTCAGCCATCGAGTGGGCTGCGGCTGTGCCAGACCTGCCGAAACGCCGTGGGGACGCTGCAGGCCCGCTTACGGACGATCGGCGTATTGGGCGCGAAACACATTCCCGCTGAGTACCTTCGAGCATCTGAAGCGCAGCGTCGCGCAGTCCTGGCAGGCCTATTGGACACGGATGGAACAGTTACCGCCGGAGGGGCGGTGCAGTTCGCTGTGACCGACCGTCGGCTTGCCGAAGACTTCGCCGAGCTCGTGGTGAGCCTGGGCTACCGATGCCAGACATCGACCAAGCGGGTCAAGGGTCGCAGCGAGTCCTCTTCGACGTCATTCACCATCACGTTCTCGACGTCCGATGAGGTCTTTGGCTTGCACCGGAAGACGTTGCTGCACAAGGAACGCCGACATGCCGTCAGCACGGCTCGGTCGAACTCGCGCTTCATCGTGGACGTACGCCGTGTCGACTCGGTCCCAGTGCGGTGCGTAGAGGTCGACAATGCGGCCCACATGTACCTCGCGAGTCGTTCGATGGTGCCGACGCACAACTCGACGCTCGGTCTCGATTTCATGCGGTCCTGCTCCATCAAGCACCGGATGGCCAGCGTCATCTTCTCGCTGGAAATGAGCAAGTCCGAGATCGTCATGCGACTGCTGTCGGCCGAGGCGAAGATCAAACTGGCCGATATGCGTTCGGGCCGGATGAGTGATGACGACTGGACGAAGCTGGCCCGCCGGATGAGCGAGATCAGTGAGGCCCCGCTCTACATCGACGACTCACCGAACCTGACCATGATGGAGATCCGGGCCAAAGGCCGGCGGCTGGCCCAGAAGGCGGACCTGAAGCTCGTGGTCGTCGACTACATGCAGCTGATGAGCTCGGGCAAGAAGTACGAGTCGCGCCAGCAGGAAGTCTCGGACTTCTCCCGAAGCCTGAAGCTGATGGCCAAAGAACTCGAAGTGCCGGTGATCGCGATCAGCCAGCTGAACCGTGGTCCGGAGCAGCGCACCGATAAGCGTCCGCAGGTCTCGGACCTTCGCGAATCGGGCTCGCTGGAACAGGATGCCGACATGGTCCTGCTGCTGCACCGCCCCGACGCGATCGACCGTGAAGATCCGCGTGGTGGTGAAGCTGACATCATCCTGGGCAAGCACCGTAACGGCCCGACGGCGAATATCACTGTGGCGCACCAGCTTCACTTCTCGCGGTTCACCAATATGGCGCGCTAG
- a CDS encoding NAD(P)/FAD-dependent oxidoreductase: MTDHSVVLGAGIAGLLAAAALADTSRVVTVVERDRLPDNPSQRRGIPQGPHLHSLLSRGWHTIEELVPGLIDDVVAAGGHVLDDARLGARMHIQNGPYAFNRTDPVADPAALATYLVTRPLLEWALRHRVAALPNVIIKDGHDIGELVSGKPGRITGVTINDRRTGAMKTLDADLVIDATGRATRTPRLLETLGYDRAPRQSFTVRGVYYSQQLAIPDQDSFPERLVLVVPPGSAGRGGLAAGEHGTWTLTIATHADERSAPPTTLADMLALAVKFAPSHIHPALRRAVPLSDVEVYRYPGGTWHRYDRCARNPDGLLVIGDALCCLDPIHGQGITMAARHAQALRTHLRERKGVDPQRFYQSLTRMIAPVWASNQPPGHTSDRGVKDKVRRRAFQWSLRKMLEAADDIVVTERLVRIVNMVDPPQRLLEPRILARVAAYHLRKALPLSASCLRTKAHS, translated from the coding sequence ATGACTGACCACTCTGTTGTCCTCGGCGCGGGTATCGCCGGCCTGCTGGCTGCGGCCGCGCTCGCCGACACCAGCCGCGTCGTGACCGTCGTCGAACGAGACCGCCTGCCGGACAACCCCTCCCAGCGCCGCGGCATACCGCAGGGGCCACACCTGCACAGCCTGCTGTCCCGGGGCTGGCACACCATCGAGGAGCTGGTCCCAGGCCTGATCGACGACGTGGTCGCCGCCGGCGGCCACGTTCTCGACGACGCCCGTCTGGGTGCACGCATGCACATCCAGAACGGCCCGTACGCCTTCAACCGCACCGACCCGGTCGCGGATCCAGCCGCACTCGCCACCTACCTCGTGACACGACCTCTGCTGGAATGGGCCCTGCGCCATAGAGTCGCTGCCCTGCCCAACGTCATCATCAAAGATGGTCACGACATCGGCGAACTCGTCTCCGGTAAGCCGGGCCGCATAACCGGTGTCACCATCAACGACCGCCGCACCGGTGCGATGAAGACGCTCGACGCCGACCTGGTCATCGACGCCACCGGGCGGGCAACACGCACGCCCCGGCTATTGGAGACGCTCGGCTACGACCGGGCACCGCGGCAGTCGTTCACGGTGCGCGGCGTGTATTACAGCCAACAGCTAGCCATCCCCGATCAGGACTCCTTCCCTGAACGCCTTGTCCTGGTCGTGCCGCCCGGCAGCGCCGGCCGCGGTGGCCTGGCCGCCGGCGAACACGGCACCTGGACGTTGACCATCGCAACGCACGCAGACGAGCGCTCGGCACCACCCACAACGTTGGCCGACATGCTCGCCCTCGCCGTGAAGTTCGCGCCATCGCACATCCATCCGGCACTCCGCCGGGCCGTACCGCTGTCAGACGTCGAGGTCTACCGCTACCCCGGTGGCACCTGGCACCGCTATGACCGCTGCGCCAGAAACCCTGACGGGTTGCTCGTCATCGGCGACGCCCTCTGCTGCCTGGACCCCATCCACGGGCAAGGGATCACCATGGCGGCACGACACGCCCAGGCGCTGCGCACCCATCTCCGTGAGCGCAAAGGCGTTGACCCGCAACGGTTCTACCAGTCACTGACGCGGATGATCGCCCCGGTATGGGCCAGCAACCAGCCGCCCGGGCACACTTCCGACCGTGGTGTGAAGGACAAGGTCCGCCGGCGCGCGTTCCAGTGGAGCCTCCGCAAGATGTTGGAAGCCGCTGACGACATCGTCGTCACCGAGCGCCTCGTCCGGATCGTGAACATGGTCGACCCACCGCAGCGACTCCTCGAACCGCGCATACTCGCCCGGGTCGCCGCATACCACCTCCGCAAGGCTCTGCCCTTATCCGCGTCGTGCTTGAGGACGAAAGCCCATAGTTGA
- a CDS encoding SDR family oxidoreductase: MNRRGAGVDAGDEVANRVALITGASRGIGAEVARLLGAAGLHVLVNYREKAARANTVVDAIRMAGGHASAAGADVCDEAAVKALLADVGERFGTLDVLVLNASGGLERGADPGYAMRLNRDAQLRLATLALPLMPAGARIVFVTSHQAHFYPAKPVPDGYEPIAQSKRAGEDALLAVKPALADRGIALKVVSGDMIDGTIIVRLLQRRDPAAVDARRNQAVLPTVDEFAAAIAQAALDSDHRDTTYVGGADYLIAVAHE; this comes from the coding sequence GTGAACCGACGGGGTGCAGGAGTGGACGCGGGCGATGAGGTCGCCAACCGGGTCGCGCTGATCACGGGAGCCTCCCGTGGAATCGGTGCCGAGGTGGCCCGACTACTGGGTGCGGCAGGCCTCCATGTCCTGGTCAACTATCGCGAGAAGGCCGCGCGGGCGAACACTGTGGTCGACGCCATTCGCATGGCTGGGGGACACGCGTCGGCGGCCGGTGCCGATGTCTGCGACGAAGCGGCCGTCAAGGCGCTGCTGGCAGATGTCGGTGAGCGATTCGGCACGCTCGATGTGTTGGTACTCAACGCCTCTGGTGGTCTCGAGCGCGGAGCTGACCCGGGATACGCCATGCGCCTCAACCGCGATGCACAACTGCGTCTGGCCACGCTGGCCCTGCCGCTGATGCCGGCGGGGGCGCGGATTGTCTTCGTCACCAGTCATCAAGCGCACTTCTACCCGGCCAAACCGGTGCCCGATGGCTACGAACCCATCGCGCAAAGTAAACGTGCCGGCGAGGATGCGCTGCTCGCAGTGAAGCCTGCTCTCGCCGACCGCGGAATCGCGCTCAAGGTCGTATCCGGCGACATGATCGACGGGACCATCATCGTTCGACTGCTGCAGCGGCGTGACCCCGCCGCCGTCGACGCCCGCCGCAACCAGGCGGTACTGCCGACCGTCGATGAGTTCGCCGCCGCCATCGCCCAAGCGGCGTTGGATTCCGACCATCGCGACACGACCTACGTCGGCGGTGCGGACTATCTGATCGCAGTGGCGCATGAGTAG
- a CDS encoding glycoside hydrolase, with product MTRVRHSLRRAAYGSAAAVLVLGMSMGDVKADPAADALSKLNELSRQAVESRDAVTTAQRDADARLAAQTAAEDRHRADLTALDVANAQLQPHQAAANRVAAMTYMSGGTGQMAAVLTAGSPQQLIGHLSLRRVVATEATEQMKAFQAGRERAAAAVRASEVSAAEARAAAEQSAAVRSDLQAKWSELQRQIAAAEAQYAALTPGQRAVIDNAAAAPPVDLPESLPVGVASEAGLQANTIVAARAVSARFPQIADIDGVRPDSKPWHPSGLAIDIMIPNPSSPEGIALGDEVLAFAMSNAARFGLQDVIWRGTYYTPSGPQASGYGHYDHVHITTTPRH from the coding sequence ATGACCCGGGTACGCCATTCACTTCGGCGAGCGGCGTACGGTTCGGCAGCCGCGGTGCTGGTGTTGGGGATGTCGATGGGCGACGTGAAGGCGGACCCCGCGGCTGACGCACTGTCCAAGCTCAACGAGTTGTCGCGGCAGGCGGTGGAGAGTCGCGATGCCGTCACAACGGCCCAGCGCGACGCCGATGCCAGACTGGCTGCCCAGACAGCGGCCGAAGACCGCCACCGCGCCGATCTCACGGCCCTGGATGTCGCGAACGCCCAGCTGCAGCCCCATCAGGCCGCTGCCAACCGGGTGGCGGCAATGACGTACATGAGTGGTGGCACCGGACAAATGGCGGCGGTGCTGACCGCGGGCTCCCCGCAACAGCTGATAGGTCACCTGTCCCTGCGGCGGGTGGTGGCCACAGAGGCGACCGAGCAGATGAAGGCCTTTCAAGCAGGACGTGAGCGCGCGGCCGCCGCCGTCCGGGCCTCAGAGGTATCGGCCGCCGAGGCCCGCGCCGCAGCCGAGCAGTCGGCCGCGGTGCGCTCAGACCTGCAGGCGAAATGGAGTGAACTGCAGCGTCAGATCGCCGCCGCGGAGGCGCAGTATGCCGCGTTGACTCCAGGTCAGCGGGCGGTGATCGACAACGCGGCCGCGGCGCCGCCCGTCGATCTCCCGGAGTCGTTGCCCGTCGGCGTCGCGTCCGAGGCCGGGTTGCAGGCCAACACCATCGTGGCCGCCCGGGCCGTCAGCGCGAGGTTTCCCCAGATCGCCGACATCGATGGGGTGCGGCCGGATTCGAAGCCCTGGCATCCCAGCGGTCTGGCGATCGACATCATGATCCCCAACCCCAGCAGCCCCGAGGGCATCGCGCTCGGAGACGAGGTTCTCGCGTTCGCGATGAGCAACGCCGCCCGGTTCGGGCTACAGGATGTGATCTGGCGTGGCACCTACTACACGCCTTCGGGCCCGCAAGCATCTGGTTACGGCCACTACGACCACGTGCACATCACCACGACACCTCGCCACTGA
- a CDS encoding serine hydrolase, translated as MRRRLSKRAMTSMAVLGAAMLVNGCQAQVTSMPSNPANTARATGVAPLATRAVFPQTPPAELDDLDVRIRRATADAATSGADIEVVVLDRDTGQIISNGANQPFPIASVVKLFIADDLLLQESKGETKLSPADRKSLDIMLRSSDDGAAQTFWDRSGGNAVISRIVARYGLKGTTAPYNGHWDVTQSTASDLVRYYDMLLDGSGGLPPEQADVIMSNLAQSTPTGTDGYPQRFGIPDGLYAEPVAVKQGWFCCWNGSNQLHVSTGAIGPERRYVMAISSLEPGDAASARNTVTQAVKTMFPGGHI; from the coding sequence ATGCGGCGGCGACTGTCCAAGCGGGCGATGACGAGCATGGCGGTCCTCGGCGCCGCGATGCTCGTCAATGGTTGTCAGGCACAGGTCACGAGCATGCCGTCAAACCCTGCGAACACCGCCCGGGCAACAGGTGTCGCGCCGCTGGCCACGCGTGCCGTGTTTCCTCAGACTCCGCCGGCCGAGTTGGACGACCTCGACGTCCGCATCCGTCGGGCCACCGCGGACGCGGCCACGTCCGGGGCCGACATCGAGGTTGTCGTGCTGGACCGCGACACCGGCCAGATCATCTCCAACGGCGCCAACCAACCGTTCCCGATCGCCTCTGTGGTGAAGCTGTTCATCGCCGACGACCTGCTGCTGCAGGAATCGAAGGGCGAGACGAAACTGTCTCCCGCCGACCGCAAGTCGCTCGACATCATGCTGCGCTCCTCCGATGACGGCGCGGCCCAGACCTTCTGGGACCGCAGCGGAGGAAACGCCGTCATCTCGCGCATCGTGGCGCGGTACGGATTGAAGGGCACCACGGCGCCCTACAACGGACACTGGGACGTCACGCAGAGCACCGCAAGCGACCTGGTCCGCTATTACGACATGCTGTTGGACGGCAGCGGCGGGCTGCCCCCCGAGCAGGCCGACGTGATCATGAGCAACCTCGCGCAATCCACGCCGACGGGAACCGACGGTTACCCGCAGCGCTTCGGCATCCCCGACGGGCTCTATGCCGAGCCGGTCGCGGTCAAGCAGGGCTGGTTCTGCTGCTGGAACGGCTCCAACCAGTTGCACGTGTCCACCGGCGCGATCGGACCCGAACGCCGCTACGTCATGGCGATCAGCTCCCTGGAACCCGGCGACGCCGCCTCCGCACGCAACACCGTGACTCAGGCCGTCAAGACGATGTTCCCCGGCGGGCACATCTAG
- a CDS encoding class I SAM-dependent methyltransferase: MTEIAAPQPGTQSQPSPSSAAWLRTFALAYDSLLWLGEIAGMRRRRSTLLSHAYGNVVEIGAGTGLNIPHYPEAVTEVVLTEPEPGMRRRLSRRVARHDCAARIVDAPAEHLPLADASVDTVVSTLALCTVDEPERALREIARVLRPEGQLLFIEHVRASSRLLAACQDTLHEPWRRFACGCRCNRATVEFMRACGFQVAARDDAWRRMPAIVRPLAVGRATPADPGRVAGRAMPG; this comes from the coding sequence ATGACCGAGATCGCCGCCCCGCAACCGGGAACCCAATCCCAGCCGAGTCCGTCATCTGCCGCGTGGCTGCGGACCTTCGCCCTCGCGTACGACTCGCTCCTCTGGCTGGGTGAGATCGCCGGCATGCGCCGCCGGCGTAGCACTCTGCTGAGCCACGCCTACGGGAACGTCGTCGAGATCGGCGCCGGGACCGGGTTGAACATTCCGCACTATCCGGAGGCAGTGACCGAGGTGGTGCTCACCGAGCCGGAGCCCGGGATGCGCAGGAGACTCTCGCGTCGTGTCGCGCGGCATGACTGCGCCGCGCGAATCGTCGATGCGCCGGCTGAGCATCTGCCACTCGCCGACGCGTCCGTAGACACCGTCGTCTCGACGCTCGCCCTGTGCACGGTCGACGAGCCCGAACGAGCGCTGCGCGAGATTGCCCGCGTACTCCGCCCGGAGGGGCAGTTGCTGTTCATCGAACACGTGCGGGCGAGTTCCCGCCTACTGGCGGCATGCCAAGACACGTTGCACGAGCCGTGGCGCCGCTTCGCCTGCGGCTGCCGGTGCAACCGCGCCACCGTTGAGTTCATGCGCGCCTGCGGTTTCCAAGTCGCGGCTCGAGACGACGCGTGGCGCCGCATGCCGGCGATCGTCCGTCCACTCGCAGTCGGCCGCGCGACACCGGCTGATCCGGGCCGTGTCGCTGGCCGTGCAATGCCCGGTTAA
- a CDS encoding alpha/beta fold hydrolase has translation MLEKSGIQFLRVGGRRVAYEVRGQGPPLVAPAWWVSHLELDWQDAGYRRFWNGVADGYTLIRYDRVGVGMSDRTLLESDLNLDCEVSTLRTVLDELGLDRVSLIGGSSGSCTAVAFAAAFPERVERLVLYGSYPNGTALTAPGVGDAILTALQAHWGLGSRLLSDIFLSGADGDDQDRFARLQREAATAETAAALLAMVYRLDVGDHLALVRSPTLVVHRRDDRAVPYQLGREVAAAIPHAAFIPLTGSAHFPWHGDVDSVVRACREALAPGQPPPHHTSAPEQVVLSGREQEILACVARGLSDREIADHLVLSPHTVHRHVANIRRKLGRTSRTAAVAEAGRLGLL, from the coding sequence GTGCTGGAAAAGTCCGGGATCCAGTTTCTGCGCGTCGGCGGACGCCGCGTCGCGTACGAGGTGCGCGGGCAAGGACCACCGCTGGTGGCCCCGGCATGGTGGGTGAGCCACCTAGAACTCGACTGGCAGGATGCGGGCTACCGGCGATTCTGGAATGGCGTCGCCGACGGATACACCTTGATCCGCTACGACCGGGTCGGCGTCGGCATGTCGGACCGCACGCTCCTCGAATCCGACCTGAACCTCGACTGCGAAGTCTCGACACTGCGTACGGTTCTCGACGAGCTGGGGCTCGATCGGGTTTCGCTCATCGGCGGTTCATCCGGCAGTTGCACCGCTGTGGCATTCGCCGCGGCGTTCCCCGAACGCGTCGAGCGCTTGGTGTTGTACGGGTCGTACCCGAATGGGACGGCACTTACGGCGCCGGGTGTGGGGGACGCGATATTGACTGCGTTACAAGCACATTGGGGACTGGGTTCGCGCCTGCTCAGCGACATCTTCCTCAGCGGGGCCGACGGCGACGATCAGGACCGCTTCGCGCGGTTGCAGCGAGAGGCGGCGACGGCCGAGACCGCCGCCGCATTGTTGGCCATGGTGTATCGCCTCGACGTCGGCGATCATCTTGCGCTCGTCCGATCTCCGACGCTGGTGGTGCATCGCCGGGACGACCGAGCCGTGCCGTACCAGCTGGGGCGCGAGGTGGCTGCCGCGATCCCGCACGCGGCATTCATCCCGTTGACAGGGAGCGCTCACTTCCCCTGGCACGGTGACGTCGATTCCGTCGTCCGCGCGTGCCGCGAAGCTCTGGCTCCGGGTCAGCCGCCACCGCACCACACGAGCGCGCCGGAACAGGTCGTACTGTCCGGTCGCGAGCAGGAGATCCTCGCTTGCGTCGCACGCGGTCTCAGCGACCGCGAGATCGCCGATCACCTGGTGCTCAGCCCACACACCGTGCACCGCCACGTCGCGAACATCCGCCGCAAGCTGGGCCGGACCTCACGAACCGCTGCCGTCGCGGAAGCCGGCCGGCTCGGCCTCTTGTGA
- a CDS encoding DUF1906 domain-containing protein — translation MQVSRRDALRYAAAASALAGLGVASAAMPVASAAAPTLIDFAMRQIPARDIRAAGHSGVINYVSTSRPGSSMGAKPITLPYARELTAAGLVIVSNYQYGKPGGTAPSDFTRGFAGGVADARTAWQLHTAAGGGQSAPVFFSVDDDIDRNTWNTVALQWFRGINSVIGVQRTGIYAGINPCQWAIADGVVGRSSSPGRAWAWQTRSWSRGQIHPAAVLYQRVVSTASNPGPVVGGLEVDVNDALASDVGQWNLHP, via the coding sequence GTGCAGGTTTCCAGGCGTGACGCCTTGCGCTACGCCGCCGCGGCCTCAGCGCTGGCCGGTCTCGGCGTGGCATCGGCAGCTATGCCCGTCGCATCGGCCGCCGCCCCCACGCTGATCGACTTCGCCATGCGCCAGATCCCGGCGCGGGACATCCGGGCCGCCGGCCACTCCGGGGTGATCAACTACGTCTCGACTTCACGGCCCGGCTCCTCCATGGGCGCCAAGCCGATCACCCTGCCCTACGCCCGTGAGCTGACCGCCGCCGGTTTGGTGATCGTCAGCAACTACCAATACGGCAAGCCGGGCGGGACGGCACCGTCAGACTTCACGCGCGGGTTCGCCGGCGGCGTCGCCGACGCTCGCACCGCCTGGCAGCTGCACACCGCGGCAGGTGGAGGCCAGAGCGCCCCGGTCTTCTTCAGCGTCGACGACGATATCGACCGCAACACCTGGAACACCGTCGCGCTGCAGTGGTTTCGCGGAATCAACTCGGTGATCGGCGTGCAGCGCACCGGCATCTACGCGGGTATCAACCCGTGCCAGTGGGCCATTGCCGATGGCGTTGTCGGGAGGTCGAGCTCGCCCGGCCGCGCGTGGGCATGGCAGACCCGGTCCTGGTCTCGCGGCCAGATCCACCCTGCCGCTGTTCTCTACCAGCGCGTGGTGAGCACCGCGTCGAATCCGGGCCCCGTGGTCGGCGGGCTCGAAGTCGACGTCAACGACGCCTTGGCCTCCGATGTCGGCCAGTGGAACCTTCATCCGTGA